One window from the genome of Natronomonas pharaonis DSM 2160 encodes:
- a CDS encoding IMP cyclohydrolase, with protein sequence MYVGRFIVVAPDRAAYRVSSRSFPNRRIVDRDGTLTVGPTEDAPETDNPYISYNCLRTVGDDYAVVGNGTQVDPIAEKLSLGYPPRDALAESLLALDYEKDDYDTPRIAGVVGDESYIGTVRRDALIVEAVEEPTLVATYEKSEPEPTSLGADDPSELAAELYDRDLEHPVCAAGVVADGDSFEVGYYNGE encoded by the coding sequence ATGTACGTCGGACGGTTCATCGTCGTCGCACCGGACCGGGCAGCCTACCGTGTCTCCTCGCGGTCGTTCCCAAACCGCCGCATCGTCGACCGCGACGGGACGCTCACCGTCGGCCCGACCGAGGACGCCCCCGAGACGGACAACCCCTACATCTCGTATAACTGTCTGCGGACCGTCGGCGACGACTACGCTGTCGTCGGCAACGGCACGCAGGTCGACCCGATAGCCGAAAAGCTCTCGCTGGGCTACCCGCCGCGGGACGCGCTCGCGGAGTCGCTTCTGGCGCTCGACTACGAAAAGGACGACTACGACACACCCCGCATCGCGGGCGTCGTCGGCGACGAAAGCTACATCGGCACGGTCCGACGGGATGCGCTCATCGTCGAAGCCGTCGAGGAGCCGACGCTCGTGGCGACCTACGAGAAGAGCGAGCCGGAGCCGACCTCGCTTGGAGCGGACGACCCATCGGAGCTGGCGGCGGAGCTGTACGACCGTGACCTCGAACACCCGGTCTGTGCCGCCGGGGTCGTCGCGGATGGTGACAGCTTCGAGGTCGGCTACTACAATGGTGAGTAG
- a CDS encoding nicotinate-nucleotide--dimethylbenzimidazole phosphoribosyltransferase, with protein MTRLVLCAGTSRTAEIDGISAAGATTDLMVHTPSADAEILTYGRPVRAPVVPVSPSGCPTPAAVTRAVAAELGVETTVVDAGLAEPTGAPTVTVGARPGDDIREPDPVPSAPGAFAAARQFGRSLPDDEIFLAETVPGGTTTALGVLTALGEADVLGDRTVSSSLPENPLSLKREVVAAGLSASSLSPGAAADEPQVALRRMGDPALAVVAGLAAGALETDTAVTLAGGTQLVAAAACLRHDGYEGPLSLATTAFIDADPTVDLDRAAGDLDLDVTVTDPGFSDDHPGMAAYNAGEAKEGVGMGGALALADRAELPMETVRSRFRTVYDRLLDAAPEQAVPEQ; from the coding sequence ATGACGAGACTCGTCCTCTGTGCCGGAACATCACGGACGGCCGAAATCGACGGCATCAGCGCCGCCGGCGCAACCACTGACCTGATGGTACACACACCGAGCGCCGACGCGGAGATACTGACCTACGGCCGCCCGGTCAGGGCACCGGTCGTGCCGGTCTCGCCGAGCGGCTGTCCGACGCCGGCCGCTGTCACCCGCGCTGTCGCCGCCGAGTTGGGCGTCGAGACAACGGTCGTTGATGCCGGTCTCGCCGAGCCGACCGGTGCGCCAACCGTGACCGTCGGCGCACGCCCCGGCGACGACATTCGTGAGCCGGACCCGGTACCCTCAGCGCCGGGCGCGTTCGCCGCCGCCCGCCAGTTCGGTCGCTCACTGCCGGACGACGAGATTTTTCTTGCCGAGACGGTTCCGGGGGGAACGACGACGGCACTGGGCGTGCTGACCGCCCTCGGTGAGGCGGATGTCCTCGGCGACCGAACCGTCTCCTCGTCGCTGCCGGAGAACCCGCTGTCGCTCAAGCGGGAGGTCGTCGCAGCCGGGCTCTCAGCGTCGTCGCTGTCGCCGGGCGCGGCCGCTGACGAACCGCAGGTCGCGCTCCGACGGATGGGCGACCCCGCGCTTGCGGTTGTTGCTGGCCTCGCTGCCGGCGCGCTTGAGACCGACACCGCGGTGACGCTGGCCGGCGGCACCCAACTGGTCGCGGCGGCGGCGTGCCTGCGCCACGACGGGTACGAGGGGCCGCTTTCGCTTGCGACGACGGCGTTCATCGATGCCGACCCGACAGTCGACCTCGACAGAGCAGCCGGTGACCTCGACCTCGATGTCACCGTCACCGACCCCGGATTCTCAGATGACCATCCGGGCATGGCCGCCTACAATGCCGGCGAAGCAAAGGAGGGTGTCGGGATGGGCGGCGCGCTGGCGCTTGCCGACAGGGCCGAACTGCCGATGGAGACGGTTCGGTCGCGCTTCCGGACGGTCTACGACCGCCTGCTCGATGCGGCCCCCGAACAGGCCGTCCCTGAACAGTGA
- a CDS encoding cobyrinic acid a,c-diamide synthase, which produces MRGVVLAGTSSGVGKTVATLAVLQGLKEAGYEPQPAKAGPDFIDPSHHTAVCSRPSRSLDPWLSGEEGCRRNYWRGTGDVCVVEGMMGLYDGTNSTAAVAETLSLPVVLVVDAKAGMESVAATALGFSAYADRAGRDIEVAGVLAQRAHGGRHEDGIREALPDELAYLGRVPPLSGLEIPDRHLGLQMGTEAPIADETLADAAAHIDIERLVDIAAEPPRPEPSPERPATDVTVAVADDSAFCFRYPATIERLRERAAVTTFAPVAGDPVPDCDGVYLPGGYPELHAEALADGDTLDELGRRAADGLPVFGECGGLMALSETLTDTDDRTYAMAGVLPADVRMCERYQALDHVELRATDESAIASTDEHLRGHEFHYSTADVAADGTFAFELERGDGIADGREGLVEHRTLGTYAHFHADSGVFDRFVESL; this is translated from the coding sequence GTGAGGGGCGTCGTTCTCGCCGGCACTTCGTCAGGTGTCGGCAAAACCGTCGCAACGCTCGCCGTGCTGCAGGGGCTCAAAGAAGCGGGCTACGAGCCCCAGCCGGCCAAGGCCGGCCCGGACTTCATCGACCCGAGCCATCATACCGCCGTCTGTTCGCGGCCCTCGCGCAGCCTTGACCCGTGGCTCTCCGGCGAAGAGGGCTGCCGTCGCAACTACTGGCGCGGCACGGGCGATGTCTGCGTCGTCGAGGGCATGATGGGCCTCTACGACGGGACGAACTCGACGGCCGCCGTCGCCGAGACGCTCTCGCTGCCGGTCGTGCTCGTCGTCGACGCGAAAGCGGGGATGGAAAGCGTCGCCGCAACCGCGCTCGGATTCAGCGCCTACGCCGACCGCGCCGGCCGCGACATCGAGGTCGCCGGCGTCCTCGCCCAGCGCGCCCATGGCGGCCGACACGAGGACGGCATCCGCGAGGCACTCCCCGACGAGTTGGCGTATCTCGGCCGCGTCCCCCCGCTTTCCGGGCTGGAAATTCCGGACCGACATCTCGGCCTTCAGATGGGCACTGAAGCGCCGATAGCCGACGAGACACTGGCCGACGCCGCCGCCCACATCGACATCGAGCGACTCGTCGATATCGCGGCCGAGCCGCCACGGCCGGAGCCGTCACCCGAGCGGCCGGCAACCGATGTGACTGTCGCCGTCGCCGACGATAGCGCCTTCTGTTTCCGCTATCCGGCGACAATCGAGCGACTCCGCGAGCGCGCCGCGGTAACTACCTTCGCTCCGGTTGCCGGCGACCCGGTGCCCGATTGTGATGGCGTCTATCTCCCAGGCGGCTACCCCGAACTCCATGCCGAGGCGCTTGCCGACGGCGACACCCTCGACGAACTCGGCCGGCGGGCCGCTGACGGTCTGCCCGTCTTCGGCGAGTGCGGCGGGCTGATGGCGCTTTCGGAGACGCTGACAGACACGGACGACCGGACGTACGCGATGGCCGGCGTTCTCCCCGCCGACGTGCGGATGTGCGAGCGGTATCAGGCCCTCGACCACGTTGAACTGCGGGCAACCGACGAATCAGCCATCGCTTCCACGGACGAGCACCTGCGCGGCCACGAGTTCCACTACTCGACGGCCGACGTCGCCGCCGATGGGACCTTCGCCTTCGAACTTGAGCGCGGGGACGGTATCGCGGACGGCCGCGAGGGGCTGGTTGAACACCGGACGCTCGGCACGTACGCTCACTTCCACGCCGACTCGGGGGTCTTCGACCGGTTCGTCGAGTCGCTTTGA
- a CDS encoding DUF6159 family protein, whose product MATNVSTNTRLGFFDRLKTGWTLTKDSLGVISDHPKLLVFPLLAGISAVVFFVLLFFPLLFAEVLGGGTEFVVLFVLYFLTTFVSTYFSAALVYASNEAFHGREPGIKKSMRAINDRLGPIAVWAIISATVSVVLRALEDSDNPLASILGALFALGWSIMTFFIVPVIVFEDVSTTSMFKESGRTFKETWGETLGAGFGISAIVLAIGLVFVAAAVALAAPVAAAFPGAGIALGVVLVLLAVVFTYLLSQTIWGVAKTALYVYAKEGVEPSQFDNFDFETLGGRTEQQATPGSGTDTPTTVRE is encoded by the coding sequence ATGGCAACAAACGTGTCAACGAACACGCGATTGGGCTTTTTTGACCGCCTGAAGACCGGCTGGACCCTGACGAAAGACAGCCTCGGCGTCATCTCCGACCACCCGAAACTGCTCGTCTTCCCGCTTTTGGCCGGCATCTCGGCGGTCGTCTTCTTCGTATTGCTCTTTTTCCCGCTCCTCTTTGCCGAGGTTCTCGGTGGTGGCACGGAGTTTGTCGTTCTCTTCGTCCTGTATTTCCTGACTACGTTTGTCTCGACGTACTTTTCGGCGGCGCTCGTCTACGCGTCGAACGAGGCTTTCCACGGCCGCGAGCCCGGCATCAAAAAGAGCATGCGCGCTATCAACGACCGGCTCGGGCCGATTGCCGTCTGGGCGATTATCTCCGCGACGGTTAGTGTCGTTCTCCGTGCCCTGGAGGATTCTGACAACCCGCTCGCATCGATTCTCGGGGCGCTTTTCGCCCTCGGCTGGTCGATTATGACCTTCTTTATCGTTCCCGTCATCGTCTTCGAGGACGTGTCGACGACCTCGATGTTCAAAGAGAGCGGTCGGACGTTCAAGGAGACGTGGGGCGAGACGCTCGGTGCCGGCTTCGGTATCTCGGCTATCGTCCTCGCTATCGGCCTCGTGTTTGTCGCCGCCGCGGTTGCGCTGGCCGCACCGGTCGCGGCGGCGTTCCCCGGCGCTGGCATCGCTCTCGGTGTCGTCCTCGTCCTCCTTGCGGTCGTTTTTACCTATCTGCTCAGTCAGACCATCTGGGGCGTCGCAAAGACCGCCCTCTACGTTTACGCGAAGGAAGGCGTCGAGCCGTCGCAGTTCGACAACTTCGATTTCGAGACGCTCGGCGGCCGGACAGAACAGCAAGCCACACCCGGCAGCGGAACCGACACACCGACGACGGTTCGGGAGTAG
- the uvrB gene encoding excinuclease ABC subunit UvrB: MTDTGPLQPDRPDLDRPLSVDAPFEPAGDQPDAIETLVAGFESGAEKQTLLGVTGSGKTNTVSWVLEELQQPTLVLAHNKTLAAQLYEEFRELFPDNAVEYFVSYYDYYQPEAYVEQTDTYIDKDMSINEEIERLRHSATRSLLTRDDVIVVASVSAIYGLGDPANYEEMALRLEAGDERSREDLLSALVELNYERNDVDFQQGTFRVRGDTVEIYPMYGRHAVRVEFWGDEIDRLLKVDIVDGEVVSEEPATLIHPAEHYSVPDRRLETAIEEIEGLLEDRIDYFERQGDLVAAQRIEERTTFDIEMLQETGHCSGIENYSVHMSDRETGEPPYTLLDYFPDGFLTVIDESHQTIPQIKGQFEGDRSRKESLVENGFRLPTAYDNRPLKFEEFEAKTDRTLYVSATPGDYERDHSEQVVEQIVRPTYLVDPDIEVEPAEKQVEDLIERIQATPEDERVLVTTLTKRMAEDLTEYLENAGVDVAYMHDETDTLERHELVRSLRLGEIQVLVGINLLREGLDIPEVSLVAILDADQEGFLRSETTLVQTMGRAARNVEGSVVLYADETTDSMAAAIEETRRRREIQREFNAEHGHEPRTIEKPVSETNLPGSSTDTDGVADVAPDTVDEAEQLIERLETRMQEAADNLEFELAADIRDRIRELRETFDGLEDPNEGVPSPDEEF; encoded by the coding sequence ATGACCGACACCGGGCCGCTCCAACCGGACCGGCCGGACCTCGACCGCCCGCTTTCCGTCGACGCGCCGTTCGAGCCGGCCGGCGACCAGCCCGACGCCATCGAGACGTTGGTCGCCGGCTTCGAGTCGGGGGCCGAAAAGCAGACCCTCCTCGGCGTCACCGGCTCCGGGAAGACGAACACCGTCTCGTGGGTGCTCGAAGAGCTTCAGCAGCCGACACTCGTGTTGGCACACAACAAGACGCTTGCGGCGCAGTTGTACGAGGAGTTCCGGGAGCTGTTCCCGGATAATGCAGTAGAATATTTTGTATCCTACTACGACTACTACCAGCCCGAGGCCTACGTCGAACAGACCGACACCTACATCGACAAGGACATGTCGATAAACGAGGAGATAGAGCGGCTGCGACACTCGGCGACACGGTCGCTTCTGACCCGCGACGACGTCATCGTCGTCGCGTCGGTGTCAGCCATCTACGGCCTCGGTGACCCGGCCAACTACGAGGAGATGGCCCTACGGCTCGAAGCCGGCGACGAGCGGAGCCGCGAGGACCTGCTTTCGGCGCTCGTTGAACTGAACTACGAGCGCAACGACGTCGACTTCCAGCAGGGTACGTTCCGTGTTCGCGGCGACACGGTCGAAATCTATCCGATGTACGGTCGCCACGCCGTCCGCGTGGAGTTTTGGGGCGACGAAATCGACCGGCTGCTGAAGGTCGATATCGTCGACGGCGAGGTTGTCTCCGAAGAGCCTGCGACACTGATTCACCCCGCAGAGCACTACTCGGTTCCCGACAGGCGGCTCGAAACCGCTATCGAAGAAATCGAGGGGCTCCTCGAAGACCGCATCGACTACTTCGAACGGCAGGGCGACCTCGTCGCCGCCCAGCGCATCGAAGAACGGACGACGTTCGACATCGAGATGCTGCAGGAAACCGGCCACTGTTCTGGCATCGAGAACTACTCGGTCCACATGTCCGACCGGGAGACGGGAGAGCCGCCCTACACGCTGCTTGATTACTTCCCGGACGGCTTTCTGACCGTCATCGACGAGTCACACCAGACAATTCCCCAAATAAAGGGCCAATTCGAGGGCGACCGCTCCCGCAAGGAGTCGCTCGTCGAGAACGGCTTCCGTCTGCCGACCGCCTACGACAACCGGCCGCTGAAATTCGAGGAGTTCGAGGCAAAAACCGACCGTACGCTCTACGTTTCGGCGACGCCCGGCGACTACGAGCGGGACCACTCCGAGCAGGTCGTCGAGCAGATTGTCCGGCCGACATACCTCGTCGACCCGGACATCGAGGTCGAGCCGGCCGAAAAGCAGGTCGAAGACCTCATCGAGCGCATTCAGGCGACACCCGAGGACGAACGCGTACTCGTGACGACGCTGACAAAGCGGATGGCCGAAGACCTCACAGAGTATCTGGAGAACGCCGGCGTCGATGTCGCGTATATGCACGACGAGACCGACACCCTCGAACGCCACGAGCTCGTCCGTTCGCTCCGACTCGGCGAGATTCAGGTGCTCGTCGGCATCAACCTCCTGCGCGAAGGGCTCGACATCCCCGAGGTCAGCCTCGTCGCTATCCTCGATGCCGACCAGGAGGGCTTTCTCCGCTCGGAGACGACGCTCGTCCAGACGATGGGCCGGGCGGCACGGAACGTCGAGGGCAGCGTCGTCCTCTATGCCGACGAGACGACCGACTCGATGGCGGCGGCAATCGAAGAGACCAGACGTCGCCGGGAGATTCAACGCGAGTTCAACGCCGAGCACGGCCACGAGCCACGCACCATCGAAAAGCCCGTCAGCGAGACGAACCTGCCCGGTTCGTCGACAGACACCGACGGGGTCGCAGACGTAGCGCCGGATACGGTCGACGAGGCCGAACAGCTCATCGAACGGCTCGAAACCCGGATGCAGGAGGCCGCTGACAACCTCGAATTCGAGCTAGCGGCCGACATCCGCGACCGGATACGGGAGCTACGAGAGACCTTCGACGGCCTCGAGGACCCGAACGAGGGCGTTCCCTCCCCCGACGAGGAGTTCTGA
- a CDS encoding ABC transporter permease: protein MSGDAATDADAGRAGPGGVFGVGFRSLLRREILRFVRRPRNTFAPPAITNVLYFAVFGVILGQRIDDIAGFDYIVFLLPGLVVLGAISNAFENASFSIFHGRWNEYIHETLTAPLSYSSMVLAYVFAAALRGIIVGLIIVAVGLVFTTVPVNEPLYLAAFMVVVPLLFASLGVIGGLVAEDFDDLTVMNQFILRPLVFFGAVFYSLEILPPLYRTLSLLNPMVYMVNGVRYGFLGYQEVDPLASLAVLSGLTAAVIVLDIYLFKRGYGLID from the coding sequence GTGAGCGGCGACGCCGCGACAGACGCCGACGCCGGACGAGCCGGCCCTGGCGGTGTCTTCGGCGTCGGCTTCCGGTCGCTGCTGCGGCGGGAAATCCTCCGGTTCGTCCGTCGGCCGCGGAACACCTTCGCACCGCCGGCTATCACCAACGTGCTGTACTTCGCCGTCTTCGGTGTCATCCTCGGCCAGCGTATCGACGACATCGCCGGGTTCGATTACATCGTTTTCTTGCTTCCGGGGCTCGTTGTGCTCGGAGCCATCTCAAACGCCTTCGAAAACGCTTCCTTCTCGATTTTCCACGGTCGCTGGAACGAGTATATCCACGAAACGCTGACCGCGCCGCTTTCCTACTCGTCGATGGTGCTCGCGTACGTCTTCGCCGCCGCGCTCCGTGGCATCATCGTCGGCCTCATCATCGTCGCTGTCGGCCTCGTGTTCACCACTGTGCCGGTCAATGAGCCGCTGTATCTCGCGGCGTTCATGGTCGTCGTGCCGTTGCTTTTTGCCTCGCTCGGCGTCATCGGCGGCCTCGTCGCCGAGGACTTCGACGATTTGACCGTCATGAACCAGTTCATCCTGCGGCCGCTGGTGTTTTTCGGGGCCGTCTTCTACTCGCTGGAGATACTGCCGCCGCTGTACCGGACGCTTTCGCTTTTGAATCCGATGGTGTACATGGTGAATGGCGTCCGATACGGCTTCCTCGGGTATCAGGAAGTCGACCCACTGGCATCGCTTGCGGTCCTGAGCGGGCTGACCGCTGCGGTCATCGTCCTCGATATCTACCTGTTCAAGCGCGGCTACGGGCTCATTGACTAG
- a CDS encoding ABC transporter ATP-binding protein — protein sequence MEPAIRADELRKSYGDVDALDGLSFEVDRGEFFGLLGPNGAGKTTFINILVGLVRRDGGTAEVFGFDVEDDYQEARDRIGLAPQEFNVDRFFPIHEVLEHKAGYHGVPRGEAEERAAEALQTVGIWDKRETRFDWLSGGMKRRFLLARALVTDPDLLILDEPTAGVDVQLRRELWRVIEQLNAGGTTILLTTHYIEEAERLCDRVAIVDSGSIVEVATPDDLRDRGTDQLYIRLADTPTTVPEIDIDGLVEARLDGDTLVVTAQGGSSAAPALLRTLERQGHEVLDLDIRRASLEEVFVDMTRPGEEAEELGVVQ from the coding sequence ATGGAACCTGCGATACGCGCCGACGAGCTCCGCAAGTCGTACGGCGATGTCGACGCGCTCGATGGGCTCTCTTTCGAGGTCGACCGTGGGGAGTTTTTCGGGCTGCTCGGGCCGAACGGTGCAGGGAAGACGACGTTCATCAATATTCTCGTCGGGCTCGTCCGCAGAGACGGCGGGACAGCGGAAGTGTTCGGTTTCGATGTCGAAGACGACTACCAGGAGGCCAGAGACCGCATCGGCCTCGCCCCACAGGAGTTCAACGTCGACCGCTTCTTCCCGATTCACGAGGTCTTAGAGCACAAAGCCGGCTATCACGGCGTTCCTCGGGGGGAAGCCGAAGAGCGGGCCGCAGAAGCGCTGCAGACGGTCGGCATCTGGGACAAGCGGGAGACGCGGTTCGACTGGCTCTCCGGCGGGATGAAGCGGCGGTTCCTCTTGGCCCGGGCGCTCGTCACCGACCCCGACCTGCTCATCCTTGATGAGCCGACCGCGGGCGTCGATGTCCAGCTCCGCCGGGAGCTGTGGCGCGTCATCGAACAGCTCAACGCCGGTGGGACGACAATCCTGCTGACCACCCACTACATCGAGGAGGCCGAACGGCTCTGTGACCGGGTCGCCATCGTCGACTCAGGCAGCATCGTCGAGGTCGCCACCCCCGACGACCTCCGGGACCGTGGGACCGACCAGCTATACATTCGGCTTGCGGACACACCGACGACGGTCCCGGAGATCGATATCGACGGGCTCGTCGAAGCACGCCTCGACGGCGACACGCTCGTCGTCACCGCACAGGGCGGCAGCAGCGCCGCACCGGCGCTGCTGCGGACGCTCGAACGGCAGGGCCACGAGGTCCTCGACCTCGACATCCGGCGCGCCTCGCTGGAGGAGGTCTTCGTCGACATGACCCGTCCGGGCGAGGAGGCCGAGGAGCTGGGGGTGGTCCAGTGA
- a CDS encoding DUF402 domain-containing protein: MNVRVRGIYTTALTELLGGEYDIVQASPPIQRRFEASFPVAVADATVRTSDDRLGAGIAGTADAVDAVGETLSALGRDTFRWTDPAPRGAVFYGEVTETLGSGAVVDLGTVDGDSVEGFLPYNRVEGYVDEGDSYRVQVASPEPPWGDARPSLATALRIPGGLVELRRGSEGGLSETARMADLLPVDPPEGWTPNWSRAADDASLEAMEAALRRASDRAETVMEAVVDADRDEPGRIVAPQAGAWLLFGRESRFELDEYRRQIETTMPGHHRTKAATTAASAAVDFAEALCEPDGAFPFDVVTRQFGPTEGDDVTISHGKPDGRTISLGRGEVTDRDPEAESITVEREMSGGGTYDAIGVKREAGDIATTTFVEGRWWYPTVYCSADGERRGTYVNICTPLEVFPDTVRYVDLHVDVVKGPDGDVRRVDDDELDAAVEAGEISEPLAERAREVAAAIKKAL, encoded by the coding sequence ATGAACGTCCGGGTCCGCGGCATCTACACGACGGCGCTCACCGAACTGCTCGGCGGGGAGTACGACATCGTCCAGGCCTCGCCGCCGATTCAGCGGCGCTTCGAGGCGTCGTTTCCGGTCGCGGTCGCCGACGCGACCGTCCGGACGAGCGACGACCGGCTCGGTGCCGGCATCGCGGGGACGGCCGACGCCGTCGACGCTGTCGGTGAGACCCTCTCGGCGCTCGGCCGCGATACCTTCCGCTGGACCGACCCGGCCCCCCGTGGAGCCGTCTTCTACGGCGAGGTCACCGAGACGCTCGGGTCCGGCGCAGTGGTCGACCTCGGAACCGTCGACGGCGACTCCGTGGAGGGGTTCCTCCCGTACAATCGTGTCGAGGGCTACGTCGACGAAGGCGACAGCTACCGGGTACAGGTTGCCAGCCCGGAGCCGCCGTGGGGCGACGCCCGTCCGTCGCTTGCGACAGCCCTGCGAATTCCCGGCGGGCTCGTCGAACTCCGACGCGGCAGCGAGGGCGGACTGAGCGAAACCGCCCGCATGGCCGACCTCCTTCCCGTCGACCCGCCGGAGGGATGGACACCGAACTGGTCGCGGGCCGCTGACGACGCCTCGCTTGAGGCGATGGAGGCAGCGCTGCGCCGAGCCTCGGACCGGGCCGAGACGGTAATGGAGGCCGTCGTCGATGCCGACCGCGACGAGCCGGGGCGAATCGTCGCCCCGCAAGCCGGCGCGTGGCTGCTTTTCGGCCGCGAGAGCCGCTTCGAACTCGACGAGTATCGACGACAAATTGAGACAACGATGCCCGGCCACCACCGGACCAAAGCGGCGACAACGGCCGCCAGCGCCGCCGTCGACTTCGCCGAGGCGCTGTGTGAGCCGGACGGGGCGTTCCCCTTCGATGTCGTCACTCGGCAGTTCGGCCCCACCGAAGGCGACGACGTGACCATCAGCCACGGCAAGCCCGACGGCCGGACCATCTCGCTTGGCCGCGGCGAGGTCACTGACCGCGACCCCGAAGCGGAGTCGATTACGGTCGAGCGGGAGATGTCAGGCGGCGGCACATACGATGCCATCGGCGTCAAGCGGGAGGCCGGCGACATCGCGACGACGACGTTCGTCGAGGGGCGGTGGTGGTATCCGACGGTCTACTGCAGCGCCGACGGCGAGCGCCGCGGCACCTACGTCAACATCTGTACGCCGCTGGAGGTGTTTCCCGATACGGTCCGGTATGTCGACCTCCACGTCGATGTCGTCAAGGGGCCGGACGGCGACGTTCGCCGCGTCGACGACGACGAACTCGATGCGGCCGTCGAGGCCGGCGAGATCTCCGAGCCGCTTGCCGAGCGGGCCCGCGAGGTCGCCGCCGCAATCAAAAAGGCGCTATAG
- a CDS encoding DUF7532 family protein, with product MHFDQRTQAALRDAGLDTDEIADISTAVTESTAEAADDIEAFFEGLDTVYSDMDMAHSSADSPEHGLEYVDLYTHADELRGYIKFDGWGAYVEDGRVLSESVVELTLGPTVHDRVRFAADRDEL from the coding sequence ATGCACTTCGACCAGCGAACGCAGGCGGCGCTGCGAGACGCCGGCCTCGACACCGACGAGATAGCCGATATCTCGACGGCAGTCACCGAGTCGACTGCCGAGGCCGCCGATGACATCGAGGCGTTCTTCGAGGGCCTCGATACCGTCTACTCGGATATGGACATGGCTCACTCGTCGGCTGACTCCCCCGAACACGGGCTCGAATACGTCGACCTCTACACCCACGCCGACGAGCTCCGTGGATACATCAAGTTCGACGGCTGGGGTGCGTACGTCGAAGACGGGCGGGTGCTCTCGGAGTCGGTGGTCGAGTTGACGCTCGGGCCGACCGTCCACGACCGCGTCCGGTTTGCCGCCGACCGCGACGAGCTATGA
- a CDS encoding PrsW family intramembrane metalloprotease, which translates to MPADAFSMKDPVEARADTDEDLYDVADWEPRTALDRLAIRTYQGAIRASRRLLVFLGFVVLFVIIALSGAGGLILEDPFVLGLAALSVVPAALLAAYIYRADITTREPLSLLLATFILAVLFAGFAAIINTAFIFLQLLPFFGLVLFFYLVVGPVEESVKLLAVWLYPYRDARFDSVVDGAVYGAVAGLGFAAIENVLYITQNLQTPAMVLATASANLLADFTETLAAGGEITAIRGLAGPGHVIYSAFAGYYLGLAKFNRENAGPIVAKGLLIAAFIHATYNTLVGIIPGVASLLVPGVPVLVLFFGFVVIYQGLFLYLLYRKLKRYEGAYRRGHDGQHRAVAFESELTEFDPDSGQK; encoded by the coding sequence ATGCCGGCCGACGCATTCAGCATGAAGGACCCGGTAGAAGCACGGGCCGACACCGACGAGGACCTCTACGATGTCGCCGACTGGGAGCCCCGGACCGCCCTCGACCGGCTGGCGATTCGGACCTATCAGGGTGCCATCCGGGCGAGCCGGCGACTGCTCGTTTTCCTCGGGTTCGTCGTCCTTTTTGTCATCATAGCCCTCAGCGGCGCTGGCGGGCTCATCCTTGAGGACCCGTTCGTGCTCGGACTCGCCGCCCTCTCGGTCGTCCCGGCGGCGCTTCTGGCTGCATACATCTACCGCGCCGACATCACGACCAGAGAGCCGCTGTCGCTGCTGTTGGCGACGTTCATCCTCGCAGTGCTCTTTGCCGGCTTTGCGGCCATCATTAACACCGCGTTCATCTTCCTCCAACTGCTCCCGTTTTTCGGACTCGTGCTGTTTTTCTATCTGGTCGTCGGCCCCGTCGAGGAGTCGGTGAAGCTGCTGGCGGTGTGGCTGTATCCCTATCGGGACGCGCGGTTTGATTCGGTCGTCGACGGGGCCGTCTACGGGGCCGTCGCCGGCCTTGGCTTTGCGGCCATCGAGAACGTCCTCTACATCACACAGAACCTCCAGACACCGGCGATGGTGCTGGCGACGGCGTCGGCGAACCTGCTGGCCGATTTTACCGAAACGCTGGCAGCCGGCGGCGAGATTACGGCCATCCGTGGGCTTGCGGGGCCGGGGCACGTCATCTATTCGGCCTTCGCAGGCTACTATCTCGGGTTGGCGAAGTTCAACCGTGAGAACGCCGGCCCTATCGTCGCAAAGGGGTTGTTGATTGCGGCGTTCATCCACGCGACATACAACACGCTTGTCGGCATCATTCCGGGGGTGGCGAGTCTGCTCGTTCCCGGGGTCCCGGTGCTCGTGCTGTTTTTCGGCTTTGTCGTTATTTACCAAGGTCTCTTCCTGTATCTGCTCTACCGGAAGCTCAAGCGCTACGAGGGGGCCTACCGACGCGGCCACGACGGACAGCACCGGGCGGTCGCATTCGAGTCTGAACTAACGGAGTTCGACCCGGACTCGGGACAAAAATAG